A genomic region of Brachyspira pilosicoli contains the following coding sequences:
- a CDS encoding methionine ABC transporter permease: MLELLNKLIPNVMNDLPKLYDSIIQTFIMLLYSGVISFFVGGFLGILLIVTKRYGIMQNIIIYEVLSKVINFFRAIPFIILLAMLVPLTRFIMGTAIGVKGAILPLIFGTVPFFARQMESALSEVNPGLVEAAQSMGSSPIAIIFRVYLKESIAPIARGTTITAISLIGLTAMAGAVGAGGLGTYAIQSGYYRNKLDIIYVSVILLVILVGLIQALGNFIVKKATH, from the coding sequence ATGCTAGAACTTCTAAATAAATTAATACCGAATGTAATGAATGATTTACCAAAGCTTTATGATAGTATTATACAAACTTTTATTATGCTTTTATATTCTGGTGTTATATCATTTTTTGTAGGCGGATTTTTGGGTATACTTTTAATTGTTACTAAGAGATACGGCATTATGCAAAACATTATAATATATGAAGTGCTTAGTAAGGTTATTAACTTTTTTAGGGCTATACCTTTTATAATACTTCTTGCCATGCTTGTACCTTTAACAAGATTTATAATGGGTACTGCTATTGGCGTAAAGGGTGCTATATTGCCTCTAATTTTTGGAACGGTTCCTTTTTTTGCAAGGCAAATGGAGAGTGCTTTATCTGAAGTAAACCCAGGACTTGTAGAAGCAGCTCAATCTATGGGTTCTTCTCCTATAGCTATAATATTTAGAGTTTATTTAAAAGAAAGTATTGCACCTATAGCAAGAGGAACTACCATAACCGCTATTAGTTTAATAGGGCTTACTGCCATGGCTGGTGCTGTTGGTGCTGGAGGGCTTGGTACTTATGCTATACAGTCTGGATACTACAGAAATAAATTAGATATTATTTATGTTTCTGTGATACTTCTTGTAATACTTGTTGGATTAATACAGGCACTTGGTAATTTTATAGTAAAAAAAGCTACACATTAA
- a CDS encoding L-lactate dehydrogenase, giving the protein MIKNRKVVIIGAGHVGSHVGYALAAQGLVENIVYIDIDKKKAFAQALDIFDATVYLPHRVEVKAGDYSDIDDADLMVVCAGPLPKENQTRMDTLGATVEVMKDIVANIKKTKFNGIIINISNPADVITHYLQNKLNYDTKRIISTSTTLDSARLRRAISEAINVDQKSVYAYALGEHGESQMVAWSCVTIAGKPLFELMKEGKDKYAKLDLNELADKGRRGGWDVLLGKGSTEFGIGTSLAEVARAILSDEHRVLPVSVYLNGEYGQKDVYASVPAVLGANGVEEIIELKMNEEEKKLFDASCDTMTKNYKLSLTM; this is encoded by the coding sequence ATGATTAAAAATAGAAAAGTAGTTATTATAGGGGCGGGCCATGTAGGCTCTCATGTGGGATATGCTTTAGCAGCTCAAGGTTTAGTTGAAAATATTGTTTATATTGATATAGACAAGAAAAAAGCTTTTGCTCAGGCTCTTGATATATTTGATGCTACTGTTTATCTTCCTCATAGAGTTGAAGTTAAAGCTGGAGATTATAGTGATATTGATGATGCTGATTTAATGGTTGTATGTGCTGGACCTTTGCCTAAAGAAAATCAAACTAGAATGGATACTTTGGGTGCTACTGTAGAAGTTATGAAAGATATAGTAGCTAATATTAAAAAGACTAAATTTAATGGAATTATAATTAATATTTCTAATCCTGCTGATGTTATTACTCATTATTTACAAAACAAGTTAAATTATGACACTAAAAGAATAATATCTACAAGCACAACATTAGACTCTGCCAGATTAAGACGAGCTATATCCGAGGCTATTAATGTTGATCAAAAATCTGTATATGCTTATGCATTAGGCGAACATGGTGAAAGCCAAATGGTTGCTTGGTCTTGTGTAACTATAGCAGGAAAGCCTTTATTTGAGCTTATGAAAGAAGGCAAAGACAAATATGCTAAATTAGATTTGAATGAATTAGCTGATAAAGGAAGAAGAGGCGGTTGGGATGTTTTATTAGGTAAAGGTTCTACCGAGTTTGGAATAGGAACTTCACTTGCTGAGGTTGCTAGGGCTATACTTTCTGATGAGCATAGAGTTTTACCTGTTTCAGTTTATCTTAACGGTGAGTATGGTCAAAAAGATGTTTATGCTTCTGTGCCTGCAGTTTTGGGAGCTAATGGAGTTGAAGAGATAATTGAGCTTAAAATGAATGAAGAAGAGAAAAAACTCTTTGATGCTTCTTGCGATACCATGACTAAAAATTATAAATTATCACTTACCATGTGA
- a CDS encoding MetQ/NlpA family ABC transporter substrate-binding protein, with translation MKKVLLLLCFTLFLASCGGSNDNKKDLITVKIGHVGESDRTIWKPVQEKLLNEGIKVELVSFADYTIPNQALNDGDIDLDAFQHHAYYSNEVNTKGYDLAILGVTYISAMNIYSHNITNVNEVKNGDKVAIPNDPANGGRALKVLEAAGLIKLKDNAPDNPTVNDIENPLNLEIIEVDAGSLYSLLPDVACAVINCNYALDFGLNPGADYIFRDDPKNYDNNMYINLIASRASDKDNEIYKRIVEAYQSAEVEKVYAEDFKGAYIPAWK, from the coding sequence ATGAAAAAGGTTTTATTATTATTATGTTTCACATTATTTTTAGCTTCTTGCGGCGGAAGCAATGATAATAAAAAAGATTTAATCACGGTTAAGATTGGTCATGTTGGTGAATCTGACAGAACTATATGGAAGCCTGTACAAGAGAAATTATTAAACGAAGGCATTAAAGTAGAATTAGTTTCTTTTGCTGATTACACTATACCAAATCAGGCATTAAATGACGGTGATATAGATTTAGATGCTTTTCAGCACCATGCATACTACAGCAATGAAGTTAATACTAAAGGTTATGATTTAGCTATATTGGGTGTTACTTATATATCTGCTATGAATATCTATTCTCATAATATTACAAATGTTAATGAGGTAAAAAATGGAGATAAAGTAGCTATACCTAATGACCCTGCTAATGGCGGAAGGGCTTTAAAAGTGTTAGAGGCTGCTGGTTTAATAAAGTTAAAAGATAATGCTCCAGACAATCCTACAGTTAATGATATAGAAAATCCTTTAAATTTAGAGATTATAGAAGTTGATGCGGGTAGTTTATATAGTTTGCTTCCTGATGTTGCTTGTGCTGTTATTAATTGTAATTATGCTTTAGATTTTGGACTTAATCCGGGTGCTGATTATATATTTAGAGATGACCCTAAAAATTATGACAATAATATGTATATAAACTTAATAGCTTCAAGAGCTTCCGATAAGGATAATGAGATTTATAAAAGGATAGTAGAGGCTTATCAATCTGCTGAAGTAGAAAAAGTTTATGCTGAAGATTTCAAGGGAGCTTATATACCTGCTTGGAAATAA
- a CDS encoding MetQ/NlpA family ABC transporter substrate-binding protein yields the protein MKKILLVAAFASLIFTFSACGGGKSNANDNNIVKVGFAGESDYQIWNPIVEKLAEDGIKVELVSFADYTIPNQALNDGEIDLNAFQHYAYFNDEISNKGYDLTAIADTYISAMNIYSTNITDVKEVKNGDKVAIPNDPSNGGRALKVLEAAGLIKVRPEAGDSPSVADIVENPLNLEIVEVDAGGIYSLLPDVACAVINGNYAIDFGLNPGSDYIFKDDPAIYSTKSFVNLIAARTADKDNELYKKVVAAYQSEIVEKVYNENFKGSYLPTWK from the coding sequence ATGAAGAAAATTTTATTAGTTGCAGCTTTTGCATCATTAATTTTCACTTTTAGTGCATGCGGCGGCGGAAAATCTAATGCAAATGATAACAATATAGTAAAAGTTGGATTTGCAGGAGAGTCTGATTATCAAATTTGGAATCCTATAGTAGAGAAATTAGCAGAAGATGGTATTAAAGTAGAATTAGTTTCTTTTGCTGATTACACTATACCAAATCAAGCTTTAAATGATGGTGAGATTGATTTAAATGCTTTTCAGCATTATGCTTATTTTAATGATGAAATATCAAATAAAGGTTATGATTTAACTGCTATTGCTGATACTTATATATCTGCTATGAATATTTATTCTACAAATATTACAGATGTAAAAGAAGTTAAAAATGGAGATAAAGTGGCTATACCTAATGACCCTTCTAATGGAGGAAGAGCTTTAAAGGTTTTGGAGGCTGCTGGTTTAATAAAAGTAAGACCTGAAGCAGGCGATTCTCCTAGTGTAGCTGATATAGTAGAAAATCCTTTAAATTTAGAGATTGTAGAAGTTGATGCAGGAGGTATTTACAGTTTGCTTCCTGATGTTGCTTGTGCTGTTATAAACGGAAATTATGCTATAGATTTTGGTCTTAACCCTGGTTCTGATTATATTTTCAAAGATGACCCTGCAATATACAGCACTAAATCTTTTGTTAATTTAATTGCTGCTAGAACTGCTGATAAAGATAATGAATTATATAAAAAAGTTGTTGCTGCTTATCAGTCTGAAATAGTAGAGAAAGTTTATAATGAGAATTTCAAAGGTTCTTATTTGCCAACTTGGAAATAA
- a CDS encoding TM2 domain-containing protein — translation MSNEVSDRSWVVTLLLAIFLPVHRFYVGKVGTGILYWLTAGGLGIWYIVDIVLILLDIFTDKQGRKLRK, via the coding sequence ATGAGTAATGAAGTATCTGATAGAAGTTGGGTTGTTACTTTACTTTTAGCAATATTTTTGCCGGTACATAGATTTTATGTTGGAAAAGTTGGAACTGGTATATTATATTGGCTTACAGCTGGCGGTTTAGGAATATGGTATATAGTTGATATAGTTTTAATATTGTTAGATATTTTTACAGATAAACAAGGAAGAAAATTAAGAAAATAA
- the guaA gene encoding glutamine-hydrolyzing GMP synthase: MQNNIDKVLILDFGSQFTQLITRRIRELNVYSEIHPFHVSIDFVKEFNPKAIILSGGPSSVYEEDAPKVDKKLFELGVPILGICYGMQIIVYSMGGKVESAEKREYGKAEIEITNHESIFKSFGKSNVVWMSHGDSIKSIPEGFELIAKTPNTELAAIENKEKNIYAIQFHPEVVHTENGIKIIENFLFNICKCERNWNMGSFIEYEIKRIKETVGDKNVILGLSGGVDSSVAAVLIEKAIGKQLKCIFVNNGLLRKDEDKKVVEVFRDNFNIDLIYVDASKRFLDKLAGVTDPEQKRKIIGHEFVNVFNDEAKKIENVGFLAQGTLYPDVIESVSLRGSSAVIKSHHNVGGLPKDMKFELLEPFRELFKDEVREIGLELKLPEDIVYRQPFPGPGLAVRILGDITEERVKILQEADDIVVSEIKKAGLYRKLWQSFAILLPIKSVGVMGDGRTYEQVCAVRAVESVDAMTADWAKIDYNVLGIISNRIINEVKGINRVVYDISSKPPATIEWE, encoded by the coding sequence ATGCAAAACAATATTGATAAAGTTTTAATACTAGATTTTGGCTCTCAGTTTACGCAGCTTATTACAAGAAGAATAAGAGAATTGAATGTTTATTCAGAGATTCACCCATTTCATGTTTCAATAGATTTTGTAAAAGAGTTTAATCCAAAAGCAATAATACTTTCTGGAGGACCTTCAAGTGTGTATGAAGAAGATGCTCCTAAAGTAGATAAAAAGTTATTTGAACTTGGTGTGCCTATACTTGGAATATGCTATGGTATGCAAATAATAGTTTATTCTATGGGCGGAAAAGTTGAAAGTGCAGAAAAACGCGAATATGGAAAAGCTGAAATTGAAATTACTAATCATGAAAGCATATTTAAATCATTCGGTAAAAGCAATGTGGTGTGGATGAGTCATGGGGATAGTATAAAATCTATTCCTGAAGGTTTTGAACTTATAGCTAAAACACCTAATACTGAACTTGCTGCTATAGAAAATAAAGAGAAAAATATTTATGCTATACAGTTTCACCCTGAAGTAGTTCATACAGAAAACGGAATAAAGATAATAGAAAATTTTTTATTTAATATTTGTAAGTGTGAAAGAAATTGGAATATGGGTTCTTTTATAGAATATGAAATAAAAAGAATAAAAGAAACTGTAGGAGATAAAAATGTAATACTTGGGCTTTCTGGTGGAGTTGATTCTTCTGTAGCTGCAGTGTTAATAGAAAAAGCTATAGGCAAGCAATTAAAATGTATATTTGTTAATAATGGACTTTTGAGAAAAGATGAAGATAAAAAGGTTGTTGAAGTATTTAGAGATAATTTCAATATTGATTTGATTTATGTTGATGCTTCAAAGAGATTTTTAGATAAATTAGCTGGTGTTACTGACCCAGAGCAAAAGAGAAAAATAATAGGACATGAATTTGTAAATGTATTTAATGATGAAGCTAAAAAGATAGAAAATGTAGGATTTTTAGCACAGGGTACACTTTATCCTGATGTAATAGAGAGTGTTTCGTTAAGAGGAAGTTCTGCAGTTATAAAAAGCCATCATAATGTAGGCGGACTTCCTAAAGACATGAAATTTGAACTTTTAGAGCCTTTCAGAGAATTATTTAAAGATGAAGTGAGAGAGATTGGTTTAGAGTTAAAGCTTCCAGAAGATATAGTATACAGACAGCCTTTCCCAGGTCCTGGTTTGGCAGTTAGAATATTAGGAGATATCACAGAAGAGAGGGTTAAAATACTTCAAGAAGCTGATGATATAGTTGTAAGCGAGATAAAAAAAGCTGGACTTTATAGAAAATTATGGCAGTCTTTTGCTATACTTCTTCCTATAAAAAGCGTTGGTGTTATGGGTGACGGCCGTACTTATGAACAAGTTTGTGCTGTGAGGGCTGTTGAAAGTGTTGATGCCATGACTGCTGATTGGGCTAAAATTGATTATAATGTTTTGGGTATAATATCAAACAGAATAATAAACGAAGTTAAAGGTATTAACCGTGTTGTTTATGATATATCTTCAAAACCGCCTGCTACTATAGAATGGGAATAA